In Nocardia asteroides, a single genomic region encodes these proteins:
- a CDS encoding TetR/AcrR family transcriptional regulator: MTNLGPGRPRLEQRRRHGQTPRAEILDAAGELFTTKGYANTSTRAVADAVGIRQASLYHHFAAKDDILDALLAETVAGPLEFAEGLGGSPVPAAVRLYALALFDVRQLCAARWNLGALYLLPELRTERFAAFRLRRDELRGHYEELARRVLADLGSRAVPGSEVLPFRLVETVINIRSDEGAAPEYAEHTIPEAVLRVLGAAGAVRAEAVALLESLAVARG; this comes from the coding sequence GTGACGAACCTCGGACCGGGGCGCCCGCGGCTCGAGCAGCGGCGCAGGCACGGGCAGACGCCGCGGGCCGAGATCCTGGACGCCGCGGGCGAGCTCTTCACCACCAAGGGCTACGCCAATACCTCCACCCGCGCGGTCGCCGACGCGGTCGGCATCCGGCAGGCCTCGCTCTACCACCACTTCGCCGCCAAGGACGACATCCTGGACGCGCTGCTGGCCGAGACCGTCGCCGGGCCACTGGAATTCGCCGAGGGGCTGGGTGGTTCGCCCGTGCCCGCCGCCGTGCGGCTCTACGCGCTCGCGCTCTTCGATGTCAGGCAGCTGTGTGCCGCGCGCTGGAATCTCGGCGCGCTCTACCTGCTTCCCGAGCTGCGCACCGAGCGGTTCGCCGCCTTCCGGCTGCGCCGGGACGAGCTGCGCGGGCACTACGAGGAGCTCGCCCGGCGCGTCCTCGCCGACCTGGGATCGCGCGCCGTTCCCGGCTCGGAGGTGCTTCCCTTCCGCCTGGTGGAGACGGTGATCAATATCCGCTCCGACGAGGGGGCCGCGCCGGAGTACGCGGAGCACACCATTCCGGAGGCGGTCCTGCGCGTGCTCGGGGCCGCGGGAGCCGTGCGGGCCGAAGCCGTGGCACTCCTGGAATCGCTCGCTGTCGCGCGCGGGTAG